A genomic stretch from Flavobacterium humidisoli includes:
- a CDS encoding BlaI/MecI/CopY family transcriptional regulator: MQKLTNKEEEIMMILWKLKKAFVKEIQAEITEDQPHYNTLSTIVRNLEEKGYVGHNAFGNTHQYFPIVAIEDYRKGFMKTAIDNYFNSSYKSMVSFFAKEEKISADELREILLMIENKNEKK, encoded by the coding sequence ATGCAGAAGTTAACAAACAAAGAAGAAGAAATTATGATGATTTTATGGAAGCTGAAAAAAGCTTTTGTAAAAGAAATCCAAGCCGAAATAACAGAAGATCAGCCACATTACAATACACTATCAACTATTGTGCGTAATCTGGAAGAAAAAGGATATGTTGGACATAATGCTTTTGGAAACACCCATCAATACTTTCCAATTGTAGCAATTGAAGATTACAGAAAAGGATTTATGAAAACTGCAATCGATAATTACTTCAATAGTTCTTATAAAAGTATGGTTTCCTTTTTTGCGAAAGAAGAAAAAATTTCAGCAGATGAATTGCGTGAAATTTTATTAATGATCGAAAATAAAAACGAAAAAAAATAA
- a CDS encoding BlaI/MecI/CopY family transcriptional regulator — MQKLTNKEEEIMHILWKLKKAFVKEIQAEILEDQPHYNTLSTIVRNLEEKGYVAHNAFGNTHQYYPAVSIEDYRKGFMSTAIDNYFNSSYKSMVSFFAKEEKISADELREILDMIENPKAGK; from the coding sequence ATGCAAAAACTGACCAATAAAGAAGAAGAAATCATGCATATTTTATGGAAGCTAAAAAAAGCTTTTGTAAAAGAAATTCAAGCAGAGATTTTAGAAGATCAGCCACATTATAACACTTTGTCTACCATTGTTCGTAATCTGGAAGAAAAAGGATATGTTGCCCATAATGCTTTTGGAAATACGCATCAATATTATCCAGCAGTAAGTATCGAAGACTACAGAAAAGGGTTCATGAGCACTGCAATTGATAATTATTTTAATAGCTCGTACAAAAGCATGGTTTCTTTTTTTGCTAAAGAAGAAAAAATTTCGGCAGACGAATTGCGTGAAATCTTAGACATGATCGAAAATCCAAAAGCAGGTAAGTAA
- a CDS encoding M56 family metallopeptidase: MEALFIFILKSSGLLAMFYFAYIFLLRKETFFNSSRWFLIAGLITSVVLPFVVYTKVIWVEAPPVPAPDPIITTTTTDVANIPTSNHEVAIYSTQYKPTTVSVIEEENFDINWTLVVAVVYGIGFLAFMIKFALDFYSLNSVLKGKKIEQQEDFKFIDVNENIAPFSYFDYIVYNSSLYTSTELESILEHEKVHSDQKHTVDVLISRIFCILFWFNPIIWLYKKAILQNLEFIADSEASKKIADKKAYQYTLLKITTHETCVAITNHFYQSLIKKRIVMLNKNQSSKRNYWKYSAVIPALGAFVLLFQIRTIAQEKKQAEVATIQSDTVKDTEQTIKITKNTTDKELNELPGQLKANHNLDVEISDVKRNSKEELTAIQIKVKSDSGKKQMIRIDGDEAIKDCELAIGTNENGSKAIVINTDGNFRTPMIIKNNKVIVRTFGNGESDVAAPVPPTPPAFPSGPMPPVPAIDMSKMPKPPVAPKNPKDKVAMAKFEKDMEAFGKQMEAFEPQMKEYEKQVEAIMSQRSEIYEKEMAKYEIAMEKFSANMEKFNYDFNFKFGDDSKDYENSMKQYEQDMKQYELDMKQHAKDMKQHAKDMKQHEKDMKQHEKDMKEMEKQNKKA, from the coding sequence ATGGAAGCACTTTTCATTTTTATCTTAAAATCAAGCGGGTTATTAGCAATGTTTTACTTTGCTTACATCTTTTTACTTCGCAAAGAAACTTTTTTTAACAGTAGCCGCTGGTTTTTAATTGCGGGATTAATCACTTCTGTAGTATTGCCTTTTGTAGTTTATACGAAAGTGATTTGGGTTGAAGCGCCTCCAGTGCCAGCGCCAGATCCAATAATTACAACTACAACAACTGATGTAGCGAATATTCCAACTTCAAATCATGAAGTTGCTATTTATAGCACTCAGTATAAGCCAACAACAGTTTCTGTTATTGAAGAAGAGAATTTTGATATCAATTGGACTTTGGTTGTAGCTGTCGTTTACGGAATTGGTTTCTTGGCTTTTATGATCAAATTTGCGCTTGATTTTTACAGTCTGAATTCTGTTTTAAAGGGAAAAAAGATTGAACAGCAGGAAGATTTTAAATTTATCGACGTTAATGAAAATATTGCTCCTTTCTCCTATTTCGATTACATTGTATATAACTCATCACTATATACTTCGACAGAATTGGAAAGCATTTTGGAACACGAAAAAGTGCACAGCGATCAAAAGCATACCGTTGATGTTTTGATCTCTAGAATCTTTTGTATTCTATTTTGGTTTAACCCAATTATCTGGCTTTATAAAAAAGCTATTCTACAAAACCTTGAATTCATTGCAGATAGTGAAGCTTCTAAAAAAATTGCCGACAAAAAAGCGTATCAATACACACTTTTAAAAATCACAACACATGAAACTTGTGTTGCAATCACCAATCATTTCTATCAATCATTAATCAAAAAACGAATTGTCATGTTAAACAAAAATCAATCAAGCAAAAGAAATTACTGGAAGTATTCGGCTGTAATACCGGCTCTTGGTGCGTTTGTTCTTTTATTTCAAATAAGAACCATTGCACAAGAAAAGAAACAGGCTGAAGTTGCAACAATCCAAAGCGACACTGTTAAAGATACGGAACAAACAATCAAAATTACTAAAAACACGACTGATAAGGAATTAAATGAATTGCCAGGACAATTAAAAGCAAATCATAATCTGGATGTCGAAATTTCGGACGTCAAAAGAAACAGCAAAGAAGAATTGACTGCGATTCAAATCAAAGTAAAATCGGATTCTGGTAAAAAACAAATGATCAGAATTGACGGAGACGAAGCTATTAAAGACTGCGAATTAGCAATTGGAACAAACGAAAATGGATCAAAGGCTATTGTAATTAATACTGATGGAAATTTCAGAACACCAATGATTATCAAGAACAACAAAGTTATTGTTCGTACTTTTGGAAATGGAGAATCTGATGTTGCAGCTCCCGTACCTCCAACTCCACCTGCATTTCCTTCAGGGCCAATGCCTCCTGTTCCAGCAATTGATATGTCAAAAATGCCAAAGCCTCCTGTTGCTCCAAAAAATCCAAAGGATAAAGTAGCAATGGCTAAGTTTGAAAAAGACATGGAAGCGTTTGGAAAACAGATGGAAGCATTTGAACCTCAAATGAAAGAATACGAAAAACAAGTTGAAGCGATCATGTCGCAAAGATCTGAAATCTATGAAAAAGAAATGGCGAAATATGAAATTGCCATGGAAAAATTCAGCGCTAACATGGAAAAGTTTAACTACGACTTTAATTTCAAATTCGGAGACGATTCTAAAGACTATGAAAATAGCATGAAACAATATGAGCAAGACATGAAACAGTATGAGCTTGACATGAAACAACATGCAAAAGATATGAAACAGCATGCTAAGGACATGAAACAACATGAAAAAGACATGAAGCAGCATGAAAAAGATATGAAAGAAATGGAAAAGCAGAATAAAAAAGCTTAA
- a CDS encoding M56 family metallopeptidase, producing MEAVFIYIAKSSSLMLMFYCAYYFLLRKETFFNSNRWFLLSGLIVSVILPLLTYTKVIWIDAAPNFDTSIQTTLISNSDSESVEFNWNYIILGLYGIGLFVFLSKLAIDFYSLNSIIKGKKIKQQADFKFVDINENITPFSYFEYIVYNSSLYTASELESILEHEKVHSDQNHTFDVLISRIFSIIFWFNPIIWLYKKAITQNLEFIADSEASKKLSDKKAYQYTLLKITTHENCVAITNHFYQSLIKKRIVMLNKNQSKKSNAWKYYTVIPALAAFVFLFQVEVVAKERQENVKIVSNEIKSVNVFKITKKTTDAEFKDLKKDLKSTYNIDLEFSDIKRNSKNELTSLKVDIINGAQKSQSLQSGDQAIKDFGIVVTTNKNGTIKAGIQTFNEKVAVSKKVSENEKTSKTSKTAVSKNLTTNTETNVNTNSNTSTKTNSNSSANSSTTVIVDKDNNTVITTSSDEGTSVAVANGVKTNVKIGFPLVILDGKDMPSDFDINSLSPSTIKSVKVFKSLDALALYGDKGENGIIEIRSKK from the coding sequence ATGGAAGCAGTTTTCATTTACATCGCCAAATCAAGCAGTTTAATGCTAATGTTTTATTGTGCTTACTATTTTTTACTGCGCAAAGAAACATTTTTTAACAGCAACAGATGGTTTCTTTTATCTGGATTGATAGTCTCAGTAATTTTACCATTATTGACTTACACAAAAGTAATTTGGATTGATGCTGCTCCTAATTTTGATACAAGTATCCAAACAACATTAATAAGTAACTCAGACAGCGAATCGGTAGAATTTAATTGGAATTATATTATTCTTGGCCTATACGGGATTGGTCTTTTTGTTTTTCTTTCAAAACTGGCAATTGACTTTTATAGTTTAAATTCTATTATAAAAGGAAAAAAAATCAAACAACAAGCTGATTTCAAATTCGTAGATATCAACGAAAACATCACGCCTTTCTCCTATTTCGAATATATTGTGTACAACTCATCACTTTACACCGCATCAGAATTAGAGAGCATTTTGGAACATGAAAAAGTGCACAGCGATCAAAATCATACTTTTGATGTATTGATTTCGAGAATCTTCAGTATCATTTTCTGGTTCAACCCGATTATATGGCTTTACAAAAAGGCAATCACTCAAAATCTGGAGTTTATTGCTGATAGCGAGGCTTCTAAGAAACTTTCAGACAAAAAAGCATATCAATACACGCTTTTAAAAATAACAACACACGAAAATTGTGTTGCAATCACCAATCATTTTTATCAATCATTAATCAAAAAACGAATCGTCATGTTAAACAAAAATCAATCAAAAAAGAGCAATGCATGGAAGTATTACACCGTAATTCCTGCCCTAGCCGCTTTTGTATTTTTATTTCAAGTAGAAGTAGTTGCAAAAGAAAGGCAGGAAAATGTGAAAATAGTTTCGAACGAAATTAAATCTGTCAATGTTTTTAAAATCACAAAAAAAACGACAGATGCCGAATTTAAAGATCTTAAAAAAGATTTAAAATCAACTTATAATATTGATCTAGAGTTTTCTGACATCAAAAGAAACTCAAAAAATGAACTAACATCTCTTAAAGTTGATATTATTAATGGTGCGCAAAAATCTCAATCTCTGCAAAGTGGAGATCAAGCGATCAAAGATTTTGGAATTGTTGTTACTACAAACAAAAACGGCACCATAAAAGCTGGAATCCAAACCTTTAACGAAAAAGTTGCTGTAAGCAAAAAAGTAAGTGAAAACGAAAAAACAAGCAAAACTTCTAAAACAGCAGTAAGCAAAAATTTAACTACTAATACAGAAACCAATGTTAACACTAATTCTAATACTAGTACAAAAACTAATAGTAATAGTAGTGCAAATTCTAGCACTACTGTAATTGTAGATAAAGACAATAATACGGTCATTACTACTTCTTCTGATGAAGGTACATCTGTTGCTGTTGCAAATGGTGTAAAAACTAATGTAAAAATAGGTTTTCCGCTTGTAATTTTAGATGGAAAAGATATGCCTTCTGACTTTGATATTAACAGCCTTTCCCCTAGCACGATTAAATCGGTAAAAGTTTTCAAAAGCTTAGATGCCTTAGCTTTATATGGTGATAAAGGCGAAAATGGTATCATCGAAATTAGAAGCAAAAAATAA